GGGCGCACCGATAACCTGATGATGCGGTTCGTGGACGTGCTGTACGGCCTGCCGTTCATGTTCCTTGTCATTCTCATCGTGATGATCGCGGGGCGGAGCCTTCTGAACCTCTTCATCGCGTTGGGCGCGGTGCAGTGGCTCACCACGGCGCGGATCGTGCGGGGGCAGGTGATGTCGCTGAAGGAACGCGAATTCGTCGAGGCGGCCCGCGCGCTGGGCGCGGGACCGCTCCGCCTGATCTTCCGTCACATCGTGCCCAATCTCCTCGGCGTCGTCATTGTTTACGCCACACTGAACGTCCCCGCCGTCATGCTCCAAGAGGCGTTCCTGAGCTTCCTGGGCCTGGGCGTGGAGCACCCGATGCCCAGTTGGGGCACCCTGATGGCCGAGGGGGCCCGCTCGATGGAGGTCTGCCCCTGGCTCATGGTCTTTCCGGGCGTCACCTTCTCGCTCACGCTGCTGGCCCTCAACTTCCTCGGAGATGGCCTCCGCGACGCGCTCGACCCCCAAAGCCGCTGACGCCGAGTGTGCCGCCCAGAGCAATGCGCTATAATCTGGGGCGCCCGCGTCCCCCGCTTCCCCCTGGAGGATGCCTCCCGTGATCGCCGTCGGCACCTCGGGATATCAGTACTCGGACTGGAAGGGGCCCTTCTACCCCGACTCGGTGCCGAGGGGCGGCGAGCTGGAGTACTATGCGGAGCATTTCAACACGGTCGAGCTGAACTTCACGTACTACCGCATGCCCAGCTTCCGCACCATCGAGGCGATGGTGAAGAAGACGCCGCCCGGTTTCACCTTCTGGGTGAAGGCCAACGAGGCCACCACGCACCAGCAGGACCGTAGCGTGGCCGCGGCGTTCAACGAGGCGATGGCGCCGGCGCGCGAGGCGGGCCGCCTGGCGGGCGTGCTGTGCCAGTTTCCCTACTCCTTCCGCAACACCGAGCGCCACCGCGCCTATCTCGCGGCGCTGGCCGAGGACTTCCCCCACGACCCGCTGGTCGTGGAGTTCCGCAACGCCCAGTGGGCGAACCAGGCGGTCTTCAGCTTCCTGCGGGCCCACAGGCTGGGGTTCTGCTGCGTGGACGAGCCGGCCCTCCCCGGCCTGATGCCGCGCATCGCCGTCGCCACGGCCCCGACGGCCTACGTCCGCTTCCACAGCCGCGATGCCAGCAAGTGGTACGAGGGCGGCGGCAAGGAGCGCTACAACTACCGCTATCGCCGCGACGAACTCGAGGAATGGCTGCCCAAGATCCAGCAGCTCGACGCCGAAGCCGAGAACGTCTACATCTTCTTCAACAACTGCCACGCGGGGCACGCTGCCGTCAACGCCGAAGAGTTCAAGAAGCTCCTCGCTGACCTGGGGGTGATCAGGTGATGCCGCAGCGGGTGTGGGCAGGAATTGTGGGCACGGTGGTTCTCTCTGGCGCCGGAAGGGCTCGCATAGGGTAGCCCAGGGCAACGCCCTCATCTTCTCCCACACGTGAGGGCCTTGCAGCCCGCGAACGCGGGCGACCGGGCCGTAGCCCAGGGCGACCGAAGGGAGCCCTGGGACGGACGTCCCCGCCCGTCCAAGCCCCCGAAGGGGGCGTTTCACGCCTTGAATCGCCCCCCTTCGGGGGCTCCCCCCTGGGGCCGCCTCTCCCCAGGGCTCCCTTCGGTCGCCCTGGGCTACCCTCAAACGCCCTCTTCGGGGGCTAGACCCCGCCCCCCGGAAGATGTGGGCGAAGAGCAGGGCAACGCCCTGGGTTGAGTGGGATCCACGGGTCCAGCCTTGAAAGGGCGAGATGGAAGCTCTCTATTTCGCCCTTTCAGGGCTACGACCGGGGCGGTCTTGTTCCCAGGGCGCTGCCCTGGGCTATCCCATTTCGCTCCTTCGGGGCTCCCGCAGCCACCTACAATTCCGGCCCACACCCGCCGCAGCCCCCGCCTTGACATCGCCAGGGGAGCGTGTACACTGAAAGTGTAACCTTCAGGAGCGCGGCCGTGGCCTCCATGAACATCAAGGCAGCTCGCAAGCAGTTCAGCGACATTGTCCGCGCCGCGGAACGTGGTGAGACGGTGGTGCTCACCCGTCGCGGCAAGAGCGTGGCCCGCATCGCGCCCGCCGCAGAAGCAGGAGGCGCCCCGTTGCCCGACCTCCGAGCCTTCAGGGCCTCGATTGCGCGGAAGGGGCAACCGTTGTCTCGCACGGTCGTCGGCCTGCGCGACGAGGAACGCTACTGATGGCCTACCTCGACACAAGCCTGCTCGCGGCCTACTACTGCCCCGAGCCCCTGAGCACGGCGGTTCAGAAGGCCATCCTCGAGACAGCGAGCCCAACGATCAGCCCGCTCGTCGAGATCGAGTTCTGCTCCGCCGTCGCACTCAAGGTGCGAACGCGGGAGTTCGATGGCGCGACGGCCAACAAGGTTGTGTCCTTGTTCCGGCTTCACGTTACCGACCACCGCTACGCAATCGTACCCATCGAAGCCCGCGAATATGACCTGGCACGCGAGTGGATCGGGCGCTTCGCCGTGCCGCTCCGCGCGCTCGACGCGCTGCATCTGGCAGCCGCCTTCGCCAACGACCTGACGCTCCTCACCACGGACAAGCCCCTGGCCCGCTGCGCGCAGCAGTTCGGCGTCAAGCACCGCCTCATCTCCTGACGAGGGCGTTCCCGTGCCAAGTGTGCTCTCCGCCTTTGTGCTCGCCGCCTCTGCTTTCGGGGCAGTCCGAGCCGCTGAGGCGGCCACCCCAGCGGCCCCATCCTCAGACCCGCCGGCCATCGCCAGGCCGCTGCTGGCGTATTGGACGTTTGACGAGGACTCGGAGGCGGTCGTTCGCGACGCGAGCGGCAATGGCCAGGATGCTTCATCCCTGGGCGGCCAAGGCAGGTTTCCGCGTGTGGAGGGGGTCTATGGCTCTGCCGTCAACTTCTCCGGCCACCACATGCTCGGCGTGCCCGCCAAGCCTGACTTTGCGGCGGTGCGGAAGCTCTCGCTGAGCGCCTGGGTGCTGCCCGTGACCCTCGACAAGGAACGCTACCGCGAGATCTTCCGCAAGGAGGACGGCGACCAGCGCGTGCTCTTCTCGTTCCAGGAGTTCGGGCGGGTGCTGTCATTCGGGCTGAACGCCGGCGGCTACGCCGAGTGCGACGCGGCAATCACCCCCGCCCAACTGCTCGACGGCTCGTGGCATCACTGCGCGGCGACGTTCGACGGCAAGACGATGCGGGTCTACCTCGACGGCAAGGAGATCGGCGCGCTGGAACGCTCGGGCGCCCTGGCCGCGGGCGGCTCGGCCCCCGGCTGCATCGGTTCGTCCAACGGCGGCGAGTGTTACCAGGGCGCGATGGACGACCTTCGCATCTACAAAGACGCGCTGACCGCCGACGACGTGGCGACGCTCTACCGCCACGGCCTGAAGGCCCAGGAGAAGTTCCATCGCGACGCCGAAGCCGACCTTCAGGCGTTCTTCACCGCGGGCAAGACGTTCGCCGAAACGCTCGCCGCCTCGCGCCGCCGCTTCGCCGCCAGCGCCATCCCCGCCACGCCCAGGCTCCTCGCGGCTCTGCGGCTGCGGCTCAAGGCTGCCTTCCCCGGCGACTTCGACCGCTTCGTGGCCGCCACGGGGCTCAGTCCCGTGGACTACGTTGTGGCCAGGGGCAACAGCTTCAACCTCCGTGAGGCGGGCCGCCTCGTCGAGATGATGGTGGAGTACAAGCCCCTCACCGAAGCCCAGTGGAGAAGGCAGTCGCCCGCCGATCTCGCCCGCTGGAAGGAGGCCGAGGCCATCGAGCAGCGTTTCGAGGCCCTCAAGGCCCAAGGCGATGCCGCCGCCTTCGCGCCCGACTGGCTCGAGGTGATGCTGGAGGCGGCGAAGCGCGTGACGCTTCGCCCATACGTCCAGGAGGCCGTCGCCCCCTACGTCAAGCCCTCCACACCGGAGACACGGAACCCGACTCCGGATGAGGCACGCCAGGCACTGGAGCGCGACTGGCTTCACCAGGCCGACCACAACCCATCGCCCGAACGCATCGAGAGCGAGATTGCCTGGACTCGCGCGCTCGCCGACAGAATACAGAGAGAAGACCGCCTGAAGGCGGGACTAGATGCCCGAGCCGACTTCAGCGTGGAGCTGGGTGAACTTGAGAAAATCGAGAGGCAGCTCGCCGCGCCCAGCCGCGACGCCTATTTCAAGGTGCGCGAGATCAAGCGGCGCATTGCCTTCAAGAACCCCGTCGTAGACTTCACCAGGCTGCTCTTCGTAGACATGCCCTTCCCGCAGGGCTCCGAATGGCCCCACGAGACGCGCCACCGCCTCGGCTACATGGCCGTGCCCGGCGGCCGGCTGCTCATCCTCGACGGCCTCTCACCCGAAGGCAAGCTCACACAACTGATGCCACAGCCGCCCTTCCACGGCTCCTTCTGGCGACCCGACCTCTCCTGGGATGCCACGAGGGTGCTCTTCTGCTTCAAGCCCCACAACGAGAAGTCGTTCCATCTCTACGAGATCGGCGTAGACGGCTCGGGCCTGCGGCAACTGACGGACGGCCCCTACGACGACTTCGACCCGATCTACCTGCCCGATGGCGAGCACATCGTCTTCTCCACCACGCGAGGCCACACCTACGTCCGTTGCATGCCGCCCACCAACGCCTACGTGCTGGCCCGCTGCGACCGCGACGGGCGGAACATCTACCTCATCTCGGCCAACAACGAGCCCGACTACCTGCCCTCCGTGATGAACGACGGCCGCCTCGTCTACACCCGCTGGGAGTACACCGACAAGCCCCTCTGGCGCGCCCAGGGCCTCTGGACCGTGAACCCCGACGGCACCCACGTGAGCACGCTCTGGGGCAACCAGAGCGTGTGGCCCGACCTGCTGAAGGACGCCCGCAGCATCCCCGGCTCGCGCCGCGTGATGTTCACCGGCTCCGCCCACCACAACTGGTTCAGCGGCTCGGTGGGCATCATCACGCCGGGCGACGGCTTCAACTTCCCCGCCGGCCTCACCAAGGTGACCGCCGACGTCGCCTGGCCCGAATCGGGCAACGGCCCGATTGACCCCATCGAATCGCCCGACTACCACCGCAGCGGCACCTACAGCGCCTACTACTCGCCCCACCCTCTGAGCGAGCGAGACTTCCTCGTCTCGGCCAATCGAGGGGGGAAGTTCGTGCTCTACCTGATGGACACCGATGGCAACCGCGAACTGATCTACGAGGGCGTGAACAACGTGTTCCATGCCATCCCCCTCAAACCCCGTCCCCGGCCCCCGGTGATTGAAGATCGCGTCGAGTGGCCGACCCGCGAGGACCGCCTGTCGCCGAAGGATGGCGTGATCTACAGCGGCAACGTCTACAGCGGCGCTCCCGATGAACTGCGCGGCAAGGCCCGCTTCCTCCGCATCCTGAGCATTGACCACAAGACCTACACCTACTGGCACAAGCGCCCCTATCTCTCCACCGGGCCGGTCGTCTCCGCCGTGCAATCGGAAGGCGTCAAGCGCGTCCTCGGCACCGTGCCCATCGAGGCCGACGGCTCGGTGAGCTTCCACGCCCCGAGCGGCATTCCGCTGCACTTCCAACTGCTCGACGAGCGACAGCGGGCGCTCCAGACCATGCGCAGCTTCGTGAACGTCATGCCCGGCGAGCGCCGCGGCTGCCTCGGCTGCCACGAACTCCACAGCGTCGCACCCGAACCCTATGCCAGGACCGCCGCGATTCAGCGCCAGCCCAGCAGCATCACCCCGCCGCCCTGGGGCAGCGACACGGTGAGCTGGGACCGCTACGTCCGCCCCATCCTCGACAAGCATTGCGCGAAGTGCCACACGGGCGACGGCAAGGGCAAGGCGAAGGTGGACATGACGCCTCGCCCCGGCGGCCTGGGCTTCGACGAGACCTACTGGCTCTTCACTGGCCGCCCCGCCTGGGGCGCGGCCTACGCGCCCCCGAAGAACCCGCCGCCCGGCTTCGGCATCGCCGACATGCTCATGGTCGAGGGCTACGACCAGCGCGACCCGCGCGGCTACGAAACACCCCCGCCCATGACCCGCCTCTCCTACAAGAGCCGCCTCATTGACACCGCCTCCAGCGGCAAGCACAACGACGTGAGACTCCCGCCCGACGACCTCCTTCGCCTCATTCTGTGGGTGGACGCCATGTGCCCTTACCTCGGCGACGAGGAGGTGCGGGCGATAGACGACCCCGAGTTCCAGGGCGTAGACTGGCTGGCCATCCGCCCCCGCATCAAGACCGCCCCGCGCATCGTGCGACCAGGGCCGGTGGATTGACCTTGACCTCCCGCAGGTTCGGATACCTCCGGGAGGTCAGGCGCAGAGCTGCCGCGATGGTGAACACCGCGTCATGCCCGGCGTGTGGAGGCATCTCTCCTGCCTGAGAGCCCGACAGGAGAGACTCCTCGACTTCGCAAGGCTCCGCTCGGAATGACCGCTTCACAGGGCTTGCGCCGGGGAGGTAGCGTTGTCATGCTAGCCGCTATCGCGGAATCCGCCGCAGCTACAGCGCAACTGTCGAGACGACCAGATTCTCCTCGGCCTCGAAGAGCTGATAGACGCGCTGTGCCCAGGCATAGGCGGCCTCGGCTTCAGCCTGGGGCAGACGGCGCCGCATGTGGTCCACCGGACCCGCCAGGACCAGTCGTCGCGGGGCCACGCACGCGGCCACCTCGGGCAGGTCGCACACGGGCAGGATGCCGCTCACGAAGTCGGGCGGCCGCCAGGAATGGAACTCGTTCGTCGCCAGGGCGCGGTAGCTGACAAGGCCATTGCAGCAGACGGTCGTGGTGATCCGCTCGTCCAGTGCGGCGGCGAAGAGCGCGAGCAGCGCGCCGCTCCCCTGCCCCACGATGCTCAGGCGGGCGGGGTCCACCTCGGGCCGCTCGGCCAGCACGGCGATGGACCGCAATACGTCGTGGACCCGCCTGCCCACCAGGCTGTGGCCCAGCATGCCGTACTGGTAGAAGTGATAGCCGTCGGTGCCCATGAACGCGTAGTCGCGCGGGACAGCGCCGATGGAATGCGTCTCGCCGACGCCGCGCACGTCAATGGCGAGCACGACGTTCCCCTCGTTCGCCAGCATCTCGATGACGCCGGCGGGGCCGGCTTCGGCGTCCTTGCCCTGCTCGTGGACGTAGAGGATGCCGGGCCTGCGCTCAGGGTCTTTGTCGGGCACGAAGAGCAGCGCGGGAACCGTGATGCCGCGCTCGCTGCGGAACGTGAGCTGCTCGATGCCGCACTTGCCGCGGTAGAAGACGCCCACCTGGTCGCAGGGCGGCGCCCCCGGGCCGCTGGGGCAGTTGAGGAGCTCGCGCAGGCGCGAGCGGAGGCTGGTCTGCCACTCTTCGGCCTCGCCGCGGGTCGCCAGCTCGGGCGGCGGGGGCGGCAGCGTGAGGGCGCGGTCGCGGGTGAAGCAGAACACCGTGCGGCTGCCGAGGTTGTGCACCTGCCCGTCGGGCGCGCACCGGAGGTCCTCCTCCCGTTCGAGCGGCATGTCGGGCTCGCGGGTGTCGGCGCCGGGGTCGCCCAGCCAGAGCTGGAGCCACTGGCAGGCCGCCTCACGAAGGGGCTGGCTGAAGCCGTGCTCGCCTTCGGCCACGACGAGGTCGGCCATGCCCTCGGCCCCGAGAATGGCGTACATCCGCTTGACCTCGTCGAAGGCGCGCCGCGTGCCCTCGATGGGGAAGTAGTCGTGGCTGGCCGCGCCGATGCGCACGGCGCGCGGCGCCCCTGCGATGAGCAGGTCGCTGTGGTCAATGCCGCGCTCGATGGCGTGGTCCTGCACCTGCTCGGCATCGGCGATCATGCCCGTGGCGAGCCAGGCTTCGCGGCTGGTGATGTAGCAGACGGGCATCGCGGCGCGGAGGCGGTCGTCCAGGGCGAAGAGGTAGGCCGTGAGCGTGCCGCCGCCCGAGCAGCCGGTGCAGCCGAGGCGGGTCACGTCCACCTCGTCGCGAAGACACAGGTAGTCGAGGGCGCGGATCCCATCCCAGATGCGGTAGCTGGCCAGATTGACGCCCGTCAGCAGGCTCTGGGTGCCGGCGTACTCGTGCTCGGGGCAGCAGAGGCCCACGCGCGAGTCGCCCTTGAGGGCGTCCCAGTACTGGCTCCGTTCGCCCTGGCCGAGGGGGTCGTAGACGAGCACCGCGAAGCCGCCGGCCGCGAGCGCCTGGGCGAGTCTCTGGTACTCGGGGTACGCCTTGCCCTCCCGCGCGTGGCCGCAGGGCACGAGCACGGCGGGCGCCGCATCGCGGCGGCGCTCGGGCAGGTAAAGGTTGGCCGTGACGTAGAAGCAGGGGCGGCTCTCGAAGATCACCTTCTCGATCGTGTAGCCGCGCCGGAGGAGTCGCCCGAGGCGGCGCGGGTTCAGTGGCGTCCGCTCGGGCAAGCCTCCGATCAGTTGGGTGAACGTGTCGCGCACGTAGCGCTGGTGCTCGAGCACCTCGTCGGGCGTTTGCACCTTCTGCTTGCGGGCGCGCATCTGCTCGAAGAGCGGCGCGCCAAGAGCCAGAAGGTGTTCGAACACCATCGCAGAGAGGTCTCTGCTGCCAAGGACGCTGGAGGGTTCCGCCACGGCTGGTTCCTGCCAAGGGACTCGGGCTGGGGCCGACTGCCCTCCCATTATACCGAAGCCGCCCCCCGCTCCCAACTTCGGCGGAGGGTTCGCCCCAAGCATTGAACAAAGCCCCGCCCACGAGCGTCAGAGCCTGTAGGCGGCTGGCGGTTGGCCGCAACTGAGTGTATAATGTCGTCGGAGTAACGCCTCTGCTCAATCAACCGGGGACTCAGGCACGCACCTCAAATGGCGGGGCGGTTCGTAGTGCGGGCTTCAGCCCGTATCTGGCGTCCAGGATACGGCCTGAAGGCCGCACTGCGAACCCCTCCTTCGTTCGGGTGAAGTGTCCCCTGGCGAAGGTCGAGCCGCACACCTGGGAATGGAGATTTCGATGGGAAGGACAACACGTGGCGGCAGGACGAATTGGTTGCTTCTCCTGGCCCTTCTTCCGATGGCCCTGGTCGTTCTGACCGCCTGTGATGAGCTCCAGGGCTACCTCCCGCCGCCGCCGCAGCCGCCGCCCCCGCCCCCGACCGCTACACCGCCGCCTCCGCCGCCCGTTGTCGTGCAGCCGCCGCCCCCGGTGGTCGTCCAGCCGCCGGTCGTCGTGCAGCCGCCTCCGCCCCCTGTAGCGGACCAGCCTCCGATCCAGCCCCCCGAGGCCGGCCCGGTGTGGGTGGATACCATCAGCTTCGACCCGAACCAGGTGGCTCTTCAGGCTATAGGCGGGCGCTGGTTCCTGGCGACTCCCGACGTCACGCTGCTGGCCTTCGAGAACGACGAGGCAAGCGCCCGTCAGGCGCTCAATGTCATCCGCTTCTACCGGATGAACCAGCAGTGCTCGATCGGGCGGCCGATGCCTCTCCTCCAGTACTACCTGGTCAACGGCCAGCCCCCGATGGGGCCGATGCCCGGCGAAATGGCGCTGCCCCTCGACCCGGCCCGCCTCGATGTGGCTCAGGTGAACGACCGCTGGATGCTGGTGCAGGGAAACGTGTGGCTGCTGGACTTCGGCCTCGCGGAGATGGAGGCCCGCGCGGCGCTGGCCGTCGTCCGCAACTCGGGCTTCACACACATCTGCTTCGTCGGCCAGCCGCAGCCCCGGATGGTCTACTTCCGAGCCGGCGGAGCCGGCGCCCTGCTGCCGTTCGTGCAGGCGCGGCTCGTGGCCGAGCCGCCCTGTTACTCGGGCCCGTTGCCGGCGACCATCGGCTTCCGGGGCTGGATCACGGCCGCGCAGCCGTGCGACGTGCAGTACGCCTTCGTGCGCAGCGACGGCGGGGTGGGGCCGGCCCGCATGCTCCGCTTCCCGCAGGCGGGCGTGGCCGAAGTGACGACGGAACTGCCCGTGGCGCAGGAGTGCACGGGCTGGCTCGCGCTGCGCATCCTGTCGCCGGTCGTCACCCAGTCGGAGCAGGCCTTCTTCGAGGTGCGTCCGCCGGCGCGCCCGCTGGTGCAGGCGTCGCTCCTCGCGCAGCCGCCCGTGTACATCGGCCGCCTGCCTGCGCTCGTGCGCTTCTTCGGGCGCATCGCCGTCGGCCAGCCCTGCGACGTGCAGTACGCCTTCGTGCGCAGCAACGGCGCCATGGGGCCGGTGCAGACGCTCCGCTTCGTGCAACGCGGCGTGCAGCACGTCACCGACGACTGGGCGCTCCACCACGACTATGTCGGCTGGGCGGCCATCCGCATCCTGTCGCCCGT
Above is a genomic segment from Planctomycetota bacterium containing:
- a CDS encoding type II toxin-antitoxin system prevent-host-death family antitoxin, whose amino-acid sequence is MNIKAARKQFSDIVRAAERGETVVLTRRGKSVARIAPAAEAGGAPLPDLRAFRASIARKGQPLSRTVVGLRDEERY
- a CDS encoding type II toxin-antitoxin system VapC family toxin, whose product is MAYLDTSLLAAYYCPEPLSTAVQKAILETASPTISPLVEIEFCSAVALKVRTREFDGATANKVVSLFRLHVTDHRYAIVPIEAREYDLAREWIGRFAVPLRALDALHLAAAFANDLTLLTTDKPLARCAQQFGVKHRLIS
- a CDS encoding acetylxylan esterase — its product is MAEPSSVLGSRDLSAMVFEHLLALGAPLFEQMRARKQKVQTPDEVLEHQRYVRDTFTQLIGGLPERTPLNPRRLGRLLRRGYTIEKVIFESRPCFYVTANLYLPERRRDAAPAVLVPCGHAREGKAYPEYQRLAQALAAGGFAVLVYDPLGQGERSQYWDALKGDSRVGLCCPEHEYAGTQSLLTGVNLASYRIWDGIRALDYLCLRDEVDVTRLGCTGCSGGGTLTAYLFALDDRLRAAMPVCYITSREAWLATGMIADAEQVQDHAIERGIDHSDLLIAGAPRAVRIGAASHDYFPIEGTRRAFDEVKRMYAILGAEGMADLVVAEGEHGFSQPLREAACQWLQLWLGDPGADTREPDMPLEREEDLRCAPDGQVHNLGSRTVFCFTRDRALTLPPPPPELATRGEAEEWQTSLRSRLRELLNCPSGPGAPPCDQVGVFYRGKCGIEQLTFRSERGITVPALLFVPDKDPERRPGILYVHEQGKDAEAGPAGVIEMLANEGNVVLAIDVRGVGETHSIGAVPRDYAFMGTDGYHFYQYGMLGHSLVGRRVHDVLRSIAVLAERPEVDPARLSIVGQGSGALLALFAAALDERITTTVCCNGLVSYRALATNEFHSWRPPDFVSGILPVCDLPEVAACVAPRRLVLAGPVDHMRRRLPQAEAEAAYAWAQRVYQLFEAEENLVVSTVAL
- a CDS encoding ABC transporter permease, which encodes MSTGTPPHDDERSASCEGMSPGRLALRRLLANRLAAASALFLVALGLLALGAPLLAPRPYDAVELPEALKPPSAGHWLGTDALGRDLLSRLLYGARVSLAVGVVATVVSLVIGVSYGAIAGYVGGRTDNLMMRFVDVLYGLPFMFLVILIVMIAGRSLLNLFIALGAVQWLTTARIVRGQVMSLKEREFVEAARALGAGPLRLIFRHIVPNLLGVVIVYATLNVPAVMLQEAFLSFLGLGVEHPMPSWGTLMAEGARSMEVCPWLMVFPGVTFSLTLLALNFLGDGLRDALDPQSR
- a CDS encoding DUF72 domain-containing protein: MIAVGTSGYQYSDWKGPFYPDSVPRGGELEYYAEHFNTVELNFTYYRMPSFRTIEAMVKKTPPGFTFWVKANEATTHQQDRSVAAAFNEAMAPAREAGRLAGVLCQFPYSFRNTERHRAYLAALAEDFPHDPLVVEFRNAQWANQAVFSFLRAHRLGFCCVDEPALPGLMPRIAVATAPTAYVRFHSRDASKWYEGGGKERYNYRYRRDELEEWLPKIQQLDAEAENVYIFFNNCHAGHAAVNAEEFKKLLADLGVIR